ATCCACCAGAGACTCCTGTGCCAGTAGGGCATTTGGGGTGTGGAGGAGGGCGGAGAGTCTGAGTCGGGCTCTGGAGCTGGAATGAGtggccgggggtggggggagagcaaGCTGAGTAGATCGAAGGCCTCTTGTCTCTACCTGGCAGCGCATTTTTCCCAATACATTGGGCTTTTGATGCATGGGAGATTGGTTGCTCTGCAGTAAGCACACAAGTTGTTTCTTCACCAATGCTCACACTCCATCAAGGTAGGTTAAGGGAGCTCCTCCTAACTGGGTCCTGGGGTTCTGCAGATGTAGCTGATGAGGGTCCTGTGGCCTGAAAtgtttttatttacattttttttaaattcagagaTAGAGCGCAGAATGAGCCTTTCCAACTCTtccagccacactgcctagcaacccctgattaaccctaacctaaccacaggacaatttagaatgatcaattaatctactgAATGGTACGCCTTTGGGCCGAGGGAGGAAACCAAGGCATTTCACACGGAGAAAGTAGAGACTCCTTACACAGGATGCCGGGTTTGAACTCCAGGCTCTGAtagcccgagctgtaatagcatcgtgcaaACCACTTCGAGGTGCTGGGAACAGAACTGGGGTTCTGGCTGGTGATCTTGAGGGTCATTCCTTAAGACATCTGTCAATACAGAGGGACAGAGTGAAGAGCCTTTTAAGGTCACTGGGAAGACAGATCATCTTTCATGTATTCCAAGAGGTCGTGGTGGTAACGGGCCAGCAGTACTTCTACATTCCATCAGGCTCCACCTCAAGGGTCCTGAATACCACAACGTAATCTCGTACCGGGCTTGAACCTTCATGCAAGGAGAGCACCCAATCCATTGCCTCCCTCCCACTTCTGGATGGTCAAAATCCCGGTGCATTTCATATTTATTGTAAATGGTGGTTTTATTGTCCCAGATAGTGGCCGCCCAGGTCAGAGCTCACCCAATCATGAGAGCGATGACAATGACAATCTTGGTTCGGTCTGTGGACTACAGAGAAGCCTGGTGCTCTAAGTGTAAGATGCACTGGGGCAGGAAGTTGTGTCAACGGGTTGGTGATCTGTTGTAGTGTTCAGGCACTGGAATCCAAGGCTCCTAGTGAGGAGGTTGACTGGCGCAAGGTTGCTGGAGTGAGACAGAAAGTTGGTTGAGGGTGGTGAGCAGATGGTCAATGGTCTCTTGTTCGCTCTGAATCGTGTACTTATTTCAGTGGACAGCTTCCTTGAGATGAGCATACTCTGCAGGGTCAATGGCTGGTTCACCCTTCCTGTCCGGAAAGGTAAACATGTGACCTAAACACAGGGCAGTGGAGACAATTTAGCAGTGAGTGATAATTAATAAAAAACTGCAAAATGACGAGCCACAAGGGGCCACAGAActagagagaacagatacttaacgtGACAGGGCAACAagataactgaaggctaggagtaaCTGGTTGCTTTGATGACTGAACAAgggctgtggatgagagctggtttTAAATAGGCTCAGGGATAACAAAcctgactagtaaaacaaaattgttatggaaacagcaatgaagaatccttcttcatctgagtgtgatggtgttCCTTGAGTCTCCACCcaagacttgcatgactgacagatgtaaaaaccaagaggaagctactgacatgatgaaggaaatcctgaacaccaccagagatggaagacagtcattgctgccctaaatgtcagTAGCGTAATGGGCAGTAATTAAGCAAGtaattgatagggtaaatgcaagcaggctttttccgctgacgTTGGATGAGACGGGTCATATCAGCTTcatctggcagtgcatttcaggtaCCCGCTACTCTCTATGTAATAAAAAACATGCCTCGTAAATCTTTAATCTTTCCCCATATCATCTTAAAACCATGCCCTTTTCCTGATATTCCCACTCAGGGGAAAATTCTGATTATTTCTCCTTTCTATGCCCTTCATTATTTTATAAGCTTCTATCAGAACACCACTCactccccagtactccagtgaaaacaatcaaaatctatccaacctctcCTTCCTGTATATCTAATGCTCTTTAATCCAAGCAATAACCTGGTGAACTTGTTCTGCACATTAGAACAatgcccttttggcccttcttagctgtgccgaaccatttttctgcctcgtcccactcacctgcacctggactatatccctccatacatcgtTCATCCATGTACCGGTccaagtgagcccacatttaacacttcatctggcagctcattccacaatcccaccactctctgcgtgaaaaagcccctccccaatgttccctttaaacttttcctccttcacccttaacccatgtcctctggcttttttctcccctagcctcagtggaaaaagcctgcttgcattcactctatctatacccatcataattttatacacctctatcaaatctcccctcatttttctatgctccagggaataaagtcctgacctactcaacctttctctgtaactcagtttctcaagtcccggcaacatccttgtaaaccttccctgcactctttcaaccttattaatatccttcctgtaatttggtgaccaaaactgcacacaatactccaaattcagcctcaccgatgtgttatacaacctcaccataacattccaactcttatactcaatactttgatttataaaggccaatgtaccaaaagctctctttactaccctatctacctgtgatgccacttttagggaattttgtatctgtattcccagatccctctgttctactgcactcctcagtgccctactatttaccttgtatgttctactttggtttttccttccaaagtgcaatatctcacacttgtctgtattaaactccatctgccatttttcagtccatttttccaactggtccaagtccctctgcaagttttgaaaaccttcctcactccccactacacctccaatctccaATGTCGCCCAGTCCTGTTTGTActgcagtgaccagaactgcacacaacactcatTTTGGAAGTTGTCCATCTGACTCCTTGTCATCAAAGTTTTGAAGCAAGGGAAGCAACGTTTTACTTTAAACTCACTGAGTAATTTAAGTTGTTTTTAGGGTTTAGGAATAACGTTTTCTGTCTTTCCTCCCCCGATGAGAGGTGCCCTACTACCACCTCTCTCTGGCTTACGAATGACTGACTTGTCAGATTCTGTGGTATCTCGTACGATCCTGTAACTAAAATGAGTTGGCAAAAAATAACACAAGTCGGAAACAAAAACTTTGTTTAAATTTCCGTTTTTATGATCAAACCGAAATTACCATCATGATTTAACAGGTTGAGAAGCTTATGTTAGTTATACATTTGTTCAAGACTCTTGCAGCAGTTTTAGAAATAAACTTTTAGATACATTCAAGACAATGACTCCTCGGGAAATAAAAGTTAACTATTCATTTTTGCATAACTTGAATACGCTAGTCAACTAATTCAATTTTGATATTTACCGCCGTAGATTCAACGCGTAGCAGAAACTATCAACGAGCACAAGGCTTTATTGCATCGGCTAGCGCAATTACACGCTTTAACCCTttaaattctgcattggtacgttacccCGTACTTTTAAGTCAGAACGCAAAAAACCGTGTGGGGAATTCAAACGGCAAAAATTACCGTTCTGGTATTTCCGAAGTTTGCAGACTAAAAGATTAGGTGTTTAAATTGTACCCCACCGTGCGATTGTCTGCAAATTTATGTTActtaaagtgtgtgtgtgtgtgtgtgtgtgtgtgtgtgtgtgtgtgtgtgtgtgtgtgtgtgtgtgtgtgtgtgtgtgtgtgtgtgtgtgtgtgtgtggtgagcaCTATCTTCTAAACTTTAATTTCCTGAAGAGAGAGAAGGTAACAGGTTAAATTGCCACCATCTGTCAGTTGGTAGTGGAGATCCGGGCTTCACGCGCTGCCGCCATTAGATTCCAGAAGTCACAATTGCTGAGTGTGATGGTGCAACACGCCAGCCTTCGGCCAGAGTTCCCAGAACTCAAACTTTCCTGGTTGCCGCCGCGCCCCAGATCATCTTTTCCCTCGTGGAGCACCAGCCCACGGCCGAGGATCGACTCCGCTCCGAACAGTTTGGCTCTGAGGTTGCTCAAAACCTTCACGATACTGCCGCGCTTCACCTTGAAGTTGTGGAAGTCACCGGGGTGCAGGGGGTGGTTGACATTGCGGGGATTGTAATGCGGCCCGGTAGCGGAACAGTTACCGTTCACCACTCCGTACTGGTGGACGTGTATGGCGCGCAGGGACTGCGAGTCGGACTGCGCAAATCCCTGCAAGTTGAAAGACGCTTCGAGTTTGCCGCTCGGATGGTTCTGGGAGAAAAGCACGATGCCGGTAATACGTGGACAACCAGCGCCGAGGTCCGCGTTGGGCTCCATCTGACAAATGGCGCAGCGCTGGTGTCCCGACTGAGGCGTTGCAACGCCGTTTCCATACACCTGAGCCACGATTGAACTGGTCAAGAGCAATAGGTTGGACAAGGTGCCCAGCATGTTGCTTGGATCTGAGACCAAAGGACCCTGCTGTTCACGGGTTTCTACGCCGCTTCGGGCAGAAATCGGAGAGTTCCTACGTGTACCTGATCTGGAGAAATATCGATAAACACAGGAGGAGTTCTCGGACTTTATGCGTGGTGACTCGTCTTGAAATTGGTCACGCAAGGAGGAGGGGTTATAAATACTGTAGATCACATTCCCGCCTACTGCCAGCTCCCTGCCCAAACCCACACCGGCGTACACTTGCCTATGGTGTATCCAGAAAGGAGGGAGACAATCCCTTTCTAATCAGGTGCAGATCTTTCCCAGACGGACATTCGCACAAGTATTCAGAATTCTGGCAGGGTGGATGGGGACGAATTTGCCGGCTGCTGGGGCACTGCTGGCATcttccgcggggggggggggggggggaccgagGGATTTCCACACCACCCTCACTCCTCCGCTCCAGCCACAATGAAAGGCCGAGTCGGGCTGAACACAGCTAGGAGCTCGGTGCAGTCGCACTAGCTCGCTCATGgtaactgaattttacaggaacaccattcagagcgtcctgacaagctgcatctccatatcgtatgggagcagccgagcatTGGACCGGCAGTCCCTACAAACGGCCGAGAGGATCACAGGGGTCTCCCGACCaaccatcggggacatttattgGGAGCGCTGCCTACTCGGGGTCCTTAGTATTATTAGATCGCACCCATCCAtctagcatcctctttgactttctaccatcaggcaggagtctCTGATGCACAAAGGCAAGGACGGTCAGAATAGAAAGCAGCTTTTTACCCTCAGGCCATTCGGCTTCCGATTTCCCTGTCGCATCGTATTCGAAGAGTCACCGGATAATTTGCACTGTACCCTACAGTATTGTTGGAGTTCTCCAAGAGTGTAAACTAAAGGAGAAGTCAGCTGATATAATGTACTTGAGCTTCCAGTAGGCACAGAAAAATTATTACACAAAATAAAAGCGTGGTAGGTGGTTGCTGATGATTCGACAGCAGATAATTCACGATAACAAAGTAATTTTCAGACAAAAAGGATGAATTCCAATTCCAGTCACTGAAAGGATACCACGTGGATTAGCGATGGGTCTTCAGCAAATTACAGGGGATATGAATGTTTGGATGAAGGGACTCAGTGAACTGTGCgccagatttgctgatgatacaaaaactGTGAGCAGAGCACAGTGTGCCTGCCAGGAATAGAAGAATGTCAAGAAGTCTGCAGCTGGAACGTAATATGAGGTTGTTCATTTCGAAGGAGGTTATCTGAGGTTATCCATTTGGAAGGAAGAATGACATGGTAAGTTATTGTTAAGTCAAGTTAAAGTGAAGTAAGCAACAAAATGTTGTGATAAAGAAAACTTTGGTAGTCCTGGTGTGCGACACAGAAAAGATTAACCTATGGGTACAGCAAGTAGGAAGGGAGTAACATTGGCCTTTATGCAGGGGAAGTGTTGTGTTTCTTTACAGATCACTGGTGAGACTGAACCCACAGTACTGCTTATCGTTTTAAACTCCATTTTTAGACAGGATGTACTGAGGTGCTGTGGACGTTGATTCCTGAGGTAAAGAAGAAACATTCTGTGGGTTGTGTctactcaccggagtttagaaaaatacaaCATGATCACAGGACATTGAGAGAGTGATAAAGAGTAGATATTTCCTCTGGCAGACCAGATTTCCTCAAGATCCTCCAAGATTTCCATATCAAGTGCCCCATTTGTCACTGCAGCCTATTATCTCCTGGTGACAGGAAAATGAATAATTTCCTGGGGCACCTTGTTGCCCACTAGTTTCAatatatgtgtttttttttaaatatacaggtaAGACAACTCATGCATACTGTGTTGTGAGCAAATTGTGGATTCTTAAAATATATTTGGTGATTGTACAAAGGTTTTGGTGGAACTGACATGCTACAGTTGGACTGCTCTTGACTTGATAAATAAAACACTTGTCAATCAGCTAACACCTTCTTACTTTCTTGATGTTTCCTTCTTGACGTGCTTTGCCCCACATACCATCAATTCTGTTGCCTCCCGGTATAATTTTGACTGCCTGTCAGGGCTGAGGATGATGCACTATCTGCAACAACCCTCTGTGGTTTGTTGGGCAGTGTGCCTTGGTACAGCCAGCAGTGCCATTACATCAATGAGCTGCTCAGTGAGGAGTTCATCTCCCTGCTAGAAAAATCCTGACTGACCGGTTGGTTCCTACTCACATCTAGACTAGATACCCCTTGTTCTTAATAAACTGTCATTTGATTGTTTCCATCTGCTCTAATATTGTTCTTCTAGGTATGGTTGTGAATGGCAGTGCACATCCACACCTGTGTGGCATATATGTATGGTGTAATTATTAGTTACTGTAAACTACAATCTTGTAGAGTGAATGTTTGTGCTTTTGAAGCATGATGATATTTCTTTAGAGCCTATCAGATAATGTAGCAGTACTTGACtacactttctctataactgtaacactACACTCTGTGACCACCTTATTAGGTGCATCTgtacagctgctcattaatgcaaatatataatcagccaatcatgtggcagcaactcaatgcacaaaaccatccaggcatggtcaagaggtttaattgttcagatcaaacattagaatggagaagacatgtgaactaagtgactttgaccatggaatgattgttggtgccagatggggtggtttgagtatctcaaaaactgccaACCTTCTAGGTTTTCCATACACAATGGTCcatagagttcacagagaatgatgtgaaaaacaaaacaaaaaacccagtgagcagcaattctgtcgGCAAAAAAGGTCCACAGAGGTCCacaaagagaggtcagaggagaatggctagactggttcaaactgacaggaaggcaacagtgactcaaataaccatgttttACAAcggtggtgtacagaagagcatctttgcaCATactcaacacatcgaaccttgaagttgaggggctacagcaacagaagccCACACCCAGTtccactcctgtatctaatagCCATTGAGTTTATACTGAACGCTCTGTTTTCAATGTTCTTCTATATGGTCTGGATGGAACACAAACTAAAACTTCTCACAGTTTCTCAGTacttgtgataataataaaccaataccaaaccCTGAGGGGAGCAGCCAGCTGGCTTGGGAAACAATGCATGAAGATTTCAGTGTCAGTTCAGCTGAGTCAGAAATAAGTGAAGTTCGGCATAGAGGTCAGCGTGCTTTGTGATGAGAGAATTTGAAATTATGAGCTCATCTCATGGTTAAATTGAATGCAGAGGGTGTTCAACAGGTCTGATCAACTATTACTGTGGAGTAGGGAAGGGGGTGGAATCTTTAGGATGTAAAGTTTTGCTCATCTGCACGAAAAATTATTGGCCCAGGAAGCGGTGGGAGAGACAATGATGGCTGTTAAAACACATTTATAAACAGTCCTGCTTTTTATGATGGTACTTGGGGCAGAATGTTGATGCGTAATAGGGGACAGTCAAGGATCTACACATGGTGTCGCAAGGTAGGAATTATATCGTTTCTGACTCTTATAAGCATAATTTCAGAACTGTATCCAGTGAAAACATGATTGGAAACGGTTAAGTATGGAGTTGCAAAAAAAGATGGTCGAGATGTTGAAGAGAACAAGTATTTGAAATGAAAGGAAGCTCGAGATGGGTTTTTCGTTTACACTGATTGGGAATGAAGAGCTAGAGTTAtgttttagaaatctgatgagaAACAAAATGATCTTCCAGAATATTGATGGAACTGTAGAATATGTGTAAACTGGCAAATAAATTGGAAATAAAATGATTGCAAGAGGTACAACATTACAATAAGGAGCAAATAATTATATCCAATATTCAACTGAAACTATTGGTGTTATTAAAGACGGGAACTATTTAAAAATCTTAGtaaactttaaaataaaacatgaagCACATGGTAGCGCAAAATAACGCGAAGAATTGATTTTTATTGGTTTAATCAGTTTAATTACCAAAAGTTTGACACTTCCTAATAACTGTAGTTACACAGAACATATGACTGTTTACTCAACTGTCTGAGATTTAATATTGTAATAAAAATACTTTAGAGAAGGTTCGCGATTTAAGAGAAACTTAGCAATATATACCAAATATTTTATTAGCCACGATTTTCAAGGTGCAGTCTTTGTTTAGATTAGTCGTTTAGAATTCGACAATTAATTTCTGataaactgctgatcccctgtcAGATAGCTACAGGATAAGTTTTAAAATGTCCAGGTTGAAAGTTCGGATTCAAGCTTGCCAAATTGATTACACAACCTAAATAATTATTTGCATTATAGAGATTTACTTTGCTCCTGTAGGACAACTCACATTACTAGATACAAAGAGCATTATCGATTAAAAACACTTTAATGTTAATTTAAAACAATTGAAACATTAAAAACAATTACTCAGAGTTAAAATTAAAACTTTGCTTTGTGTATTGTTCTTGCATAATCAACGTCAAGGTTAAAGGTATTGTGAAACTGCTACTTTTTTGCTGAAACAAAATGGGGGGGACTAAAGTAAAGGATTTTTtatacaaaatatactttattcaaaaataaaattatatacagtaaaccattcaatgactctcaatcctttacaaatgtttccattacggtctttacattttcacacttttcgCCACCCACGTagcactctgttattccatattaaCATTCCCTTGTTGAGGGGTATACACCCCACCCcctaccctcaactcccgcgggagaagaaccctacctagactgtggtccttccccacccggcccttgcggtggctgcaccgagtttgagtgcgtccctcagcaccgtagtcctgcagccgagaatgtgccaatCGGCAGCATTTCCCCACGgtcatctccgtgtgctggtagaccatcaagtttcgggccgacccaagagcgtctttgaccgagttgatgatctgccggcagcaccggatgttgatctcggtgtgcgtccccggggacagcccgtagatcagagcaGCTCTGTTaggcagctgctggggatgaacctcgacactgtcccttccatccttcTCCATACCTTCTCCGCAAactcacagtgtgcaaagaggtgggtcaccgactcctcctcacttcagtcctcccgtgggcagcgggatgtggagacgacgttccgggcgtacagtaaaagatggaaagaaaaa
The Hemitrygon akajei chromosome 13, sHemAka1.3, whole genome shotgun sequence genome window above contains:
- the LOC140737514 gene encoding extracellular superoxide dismutase [Cu-Zn]-like — encoded protein: MLGTLSNLLLLTSSIVAQVYGNGVATPQSGHQRCAICQMEPNADLGAGCPRITGIVLFSQNHPSGKLEASFNLQGFAQSDSQSLRAIHVHQYGVVNGNCSATGPHYNPRNVNHPLHPGDFHNFKVKRGSIVKVLSNLRAKLFGAESILGRGLVLHEGKDDLGRGGNQESLSSGNSGRRLACCTITLSNCDFWNLMAAAREARISTTN